taataaaaaataggttaacTCActaatgatctaaaaaaaaatcttcaacaaTTGAATAGTTGTTgcaaaattaaggaaaaaaaatcattttctaggAGTATTTATGAGTGTAATAACTgctatttttcaaattctttttagcTTGAAACCAcattaaaatatccaaaaacattaacaaaaaataatttgaaagtaCAACAAGTTATGTTCACATGTTGGTTTGGTTAGTATGAACAAATTGATTTCAAAATGGACATGATTAGACGTGTGTTTATGAAACAactgtttgatttttaaatttttttcacttaaaaatatataaaataattcaaaaacattaaagaaaaaaaaacggttTGAAAGGGTAGACAAGTTATGTTCACATGTTGGTTTGGTCAGTATGGACAAATTAATTTCGAAACGGACAtgtatattttacttaaaaataaattaataattattttttaaattatttttacttaaaaatacatcaaatcatcgaaaacattaacaaacaaataatttgaAAGCGCAGACAAGTTATCTTCACATGTTGGTTTGGTTAGTATGGACACACTAATTTCGAAATGGACATGACTAGGCGTGTGTCCACGAACCTGTCTATTCATGATGAGAGCACCTCATTAATCTCGTTCACTCTCATGGCAAGTTCCTGGCTGCGACCAAGAGGTCCAAAAGCATCAAAGTAAATGGGGCATGTGGCTATTTAGACGAAGAAGCAAGCTTGCTCCTATGGAAATGGTCTTTCTTGGAAATTGACTATACCCATTTCGGCTCCACAATATGGACAGTAAAGGCTCATGCCAAGAActtaattaggatttttaagCTTTAAAATTATAGTCTTAATCCGAAGGAAATTAGGCTTTTCTATGCTCtaactatattatatatatatatatatgtataaaatatgatttaataaaacaacTGTGTAGTTTGATCTAATAAGtaaatcttaataaattaaatattagggctacaattaaataaatcctaCAAagagttaataaataaataatgtaatagctatattaaaaaaaattaaatgatacagtaccgtattaaaaaaaataaaagacctgTTTCTGGAAACTGACTGTACAATTTGCGGCTCAGTGTTCACACATTTGACGCACAAAAGACTTTGACTTTGGAAGTCTTTCCATTTGGTAAAGTGTTTGAAGTCACTGTCAGGTACCCATATGTATGTCTCAAGAACAGGTCGTTGGGCCGACCACGCATTTATCCTGGCCCTGgcagcttttttttattattatttttttcttccttgcaaCATCTCATGGAAATGGTCAGGAGTCGGGACAAATTCTCCATAACCTCCTGTTATTTCAGATTAAGTTACTATGGTTACTAATAcgataattattataaatttacaagattattaattttaaaactaataaaattagttgaggtaTACACAAGCTGATCCGAACattcacattaataataataaaaaaaattaagatagcattctttttgtttttaagattacAAGATTAATGTTTTATCATCTTAATACAAAAGAGATTGAGATATCTTAACGtgtctttttatcttttctgttttttaaaaaataaaaatttatttcaaaattattctgtaaatatttttatctttattaatcaaatacatatttatCACTTCTATTCTAAAACATTATATCCTTTATAATATGCATGAAAATCCTCTAACAAGTAGggcttattatttttaaaataaattagcaaTTACTAGacttctttttaagtttttattgttggagttttgtttaaataatataGTTAATATGTATATTTAAGATGGATCCACTTATTTTTTGGGGTTATAACTTTGTTGGGATTTAaattcaaacattaaaaaaataaaaataaatattttaatatatttttaattaaaaaatattttaaaaaataatcaaataatgtGAAAACTATCCGAGGAAATCATgctgtaaagaaaaagaagaaagaaagacttgtagaaaaagataaaaaaaaaaaacggccTTCTCATTAGGctttgaaaaagaataaaagacaaaaaaggggCGACCatctaatagttttaaaattaaatcaacaaccatattttctctttaattgtaACCTTAGTCTTAGCTATTTAATTAggattattttatgtttaattatatattaaaaaaaaactaattgggGGTGATGAAATTATTGTTCACCACTTCACAAAACATTGTTCACTTGAATGAacaatgttttgtatttttttttagtatttagaAAGTTGGTCaccaaacttctttttttaaaaaaaaaaaatttcattcttGCTCATCGTGTTATTTCGGATTTAAGCCTAGAATCTTTGTTATGAGTTTTTCATGAGATTCTCAaggtgtcaaaaaaaaaatcctgataTTTTAGTTgatgttaaatttttcaaaaataaatttggttgTATTGATTGGAAAatattgaaaaggaaaggaCTCAATTTGACATCATGGCTAAAACAAAGgttttttaccattaaaaaatgctccttttttcatttttatgccttcaaattttgtcaaagttttctggtccctttattttaaaaatcatatattttagtccaaaactttgttttatttacatacCAATCCTTGAGTTTAAGAGTGGAGAgagatgtattatttttatatcttttttaatacactcacattaaaattatcataattttaattttttttttatcattgaagcttgtttttaaaataatgatagaatgttgtcaaatattttgataaaaacatttaaatacaattaaacactttaatgagtaaaaaaaaaaaaaattagttagagagatatcttttttttatttttattttaaatcatctaatttttttttagtatgtctTCTTAGagtatgtttggcagtgtggtagcggttgtttttcaaataacttttcgtgccgaaatgcatgcaaatgatgttttttcattttctaaaaattatttttgacatcagcacatcaaaacgatccaaaacatacaaatcatattaaattttagcaaaaaacaaataaatatttgaattttttgggaacgcagtttGCACTGCGTTTCCAAACGGTTTCCTtctgcttttgatttttaataaataaatagtattgAGCAAaaagttagatttttttttgttgaaattaaatatattaataacaaaaagaagaatTGTACAAGTAAAATAGtttatttcaatgaaattttaattattgctcttcccaaaaaaaaaatattaccatgaaattaaataaaaaaattaaccccattacactaaaaaacaattaattattataaacacCAACCTTCTCTTAGCAATTAACCCcattaaaaaatccaattaaacatgttaagattatataaaaataacccCCGTGAGCCTTTTACTAAACATAACCTTAATATATTGTCTGAAAAAGGactaaactaaaacaaaattattattctcattTTTCAACTATATATCAAGCACCAACTGGGCTGAGCCCACCAAAATCGCTGCTTGCTAGAATGGTGCTGGCCCTACTCATATGATTGTAGCCAGGTTTATACTATCAagaacttataattttttttcaattaaaacttcTCGAATGTCCCTCAAGATTTGATTcgatgcatttaaaaaaaaaatatctctatacctcaaaataatttttattgtattttcttataaacaataatttattaactAATGAGATgaggtgtaaaaatattttcttaatgacaatttttaattatttttatcaagtatTTTCTTGGTGATTCGTGAATCTTAGTGTTCATTTGGTTTTGAGGTTGtagtatagtttttaaacccggacTGGTTCAAggtccgggttccgggttttgaccgggtcaccgggtcagCTAGGTCaatttctatttataaaaaaatcaaaacgacatcgttttaataaaaaatacaaaaatcaacaCGTTACAGACTAGAAAAATCATCTTACATGTTTGCGAAAACATCACTAGAGCTACAAGTCCTGATCCAAATTCCTCCAGATTCAGTAATACTCTACCTTTTCTTAATTACCAGCATTAGAAATTTCTATCTTTCTTCTGTATAGCATCGCAGGTTCTGAAGATTTAATGACAAGCAGTCccttaaacaaaaagaaaaacgaagtcttttgtttttttttttttttgtctttgaatcTATATTTTTCTTCCTATGCCAAATGATGGATGGATATTAAGGTAACGTTTgatttagtattttgttttttttaaagaaaaacgaAAAACATATTAGAAAGGTATTTTCAACAACATCaggaaaaacacaataaataatTACTAGACAAATTCCTTTTGAAGAGAGCCTGCAAATTAATCACTTGGAGGCctctttaatataattaataaaaaatattaattttgttggtgttgaaaatataataacgattattttttaaaataatttgtacttggtaatacatcaaaataatattttttttactttttaaaaattatttttaatattagcatattaaaataataaaaataataattttaaataaaataaataaatttttataaaatatatttgagcaACCttacaagatatttttatttttatctttatctttatctttatcaaTCACTTGATGGCATAGACCATCAATTGTGGCCTGTAAAATTGTTAGTCCTAGGATAATGATTAACTGCCAAATTTCTAAAGATCTTTTGAAAGAAGTGATATAATTGGCCGTTCATAGGacttttataattagttttataTTGGTTCTAGCACAAATAAATGGGTTTTGTTtccatttaatttatgattttggaatcgaataaaaaaaaaaggaagaacaagcaagaaatttgaaaaaatgcAAACATCCCATTGTGAATTGGCCTATCTAAAACATTAGCAACAAGACATATAATTATAGGAAGGCAAGACAtaacttaaataattatattacataTCCATATATGACCACTCATGACCAACCCCACAGAAGAACCTAAATCTCAGACCAAACCCTAATGCTAGCAGTACTTGCGACCGAACAGAGACATCTACGCCGTGGATAATTTGACCTCACTTCTTCTACATAGGCAGAAACTCAGGGGTTTTGATTACAGGCTTCCCTTTGGCATAATCTTCAAAATTTGATTCACAAGACTTCAACTGCTGTACAATGCAAGACAGGCAAAGTCTCCAATAGATCATAAGTTAACATGGATGCTCTAGGCTTTGCCGTCCGGTCCGAAAACCCCCCGGGCAACGGTGCTGGTGTTGTTCTCTCACATGTGGCTATCCACTTGGATTGCATATATTTATGCTTTCTCCATGGACCCAAgtgcatcttcttctccttcatgcACTTTTTAGCCGCAGAACATAGTATTTTGATCAAGGCCGTTAGCCTTTCTGCTTTGCCTACAAATACTTCTGGTAGCCGGCTAATTAGTTGATTGTATTCTTGATTTGCTTTCGCCATCTCGAATTCGGCTCGAAAATTCAACTCAATTACCACTCTCACCTCTCCTTTCTTTGAACTTAATTTGCCCACCACTTCCAAAAAAGTGTGTTCCCCTgcataaatttgaagaaaaatgttCAGACCATGCACGTCGTCAGATAGATCATTCATGTATTTTTACCTCATTAATCATATCCCATGGTCTTAATCAATACCGATTAATTCATAACCATCATCTATGATTAATattgataacatttttttcataaagaagagagagaaatgaatttGCTGTACCTGAAGGGATTTCTTCAGATCTCTTCCACTTAGACTTGCAGATGGCACAATTATAACCTTCATTTTGAAGCCGGATTGAGATTTCTCTTTGCAGGCAATCTCGGCAATCTCCGGCCACCAGTTTCCCACACAAACAATGCATGCCTACCACATCAATTTCCTTCAGAGTATCTTTTGTAGCTTGACGAATCTTGGCCTCAAGAGAGCTTGTCCTATACAATGTTGCCTGCAAATGCAACCATGACATAATCAATACCAACTCCCATTAGGCATAATTTAATCTAGCAATGACCTTAACATCAGCCTTGACACGTTatagattggaaaaaaaaagggtgaaaatTCACCTGAAGAAGTTGGTTTTGTTCATCCCAAAATTTTTTGTTCTCTTCAACATTACAAGGACTAATCTCATCTTCATCCTCCTCGTTATATTCACCACCCGAGGCACATGAGCCATCAGGAGACACTTCTTGCTCTTCCAAAAAACCGAAAACAATGTCGGTAAAATACGCCGGATCGTCGGAAAACCCAACATTCTCTTCAAAACTCCGGTAGTTTAGAGGCAATCTGGCTATGACTTGAGCCATGAAATCCTGAGGCTTGGGAGAAAACTGATGTTTCACTTGTGGTTAATTTGAACAAGTCTAGAAAAAATGTGACATATTTATAGTAATATTTCGAGTGCTACGTGGGACCAACATGTCCTAAGTGGACGAACTAGACACCGCGTAGAGGAAGGTTGCTTTAGCTTATGTGGCAAGAATTCATTGGAAGCTTGAGCAAGTTTATTTCAGTGGCAGCTGTGTACCACGTCAGTCTGAGCAATAATTGTTTCAGCGTGATAACTCTGGATATgctcaaaatattatatcattAGCTACTAAAATATTAGTCATGTTTAATAAGATAATCACATTAGGAGTAATCATTAACTAATTAGAAAATTAGTGAGGGTTTATCCTAATCAATAGAGGCTGTGGGGCTGGTTATAATGGAGAAAGGACCACCAGCAAGCTTTCATGTGGCGAAAGAGCTTTGACATGGCATTGTTCAAGGATGTTCTTACATGGTTTTATccaatttctctttttattattattatttttgttaatccAAGATGAGTGGGGTCTGAAATCGCAATGAAGTTTCTTAGCATATGCCATTGCCCATTAGTTTATGCAAGATGCAACTTGCAAGGAGCTTGAGGATAAATCTTTTAGGATATTCCAGATTTCaggttgatttctttttattttgtgttactAAAATAGCCCAATAGGCAATGGATGACAAAAAAGACCCATGGCTCTTCTACATTTTAGAAAATGTAAGACATGAAAGGACTAGCTAGTACTATAGCTAGTTTGCCCTATATATGCAATATGCTGGGATTTTTCTAAAACTGAAAGTATACTGGTGATCATCGAGCCATTAATTAGGGTTCGCATGCTTAGGATTGGATGGATGATTAATATATTTGCTTCTACCAGGTACGGGACATTGAAAGACTTTTTTAACTTACTATTACAAGCAACACATGCATGCTAAAATGTGAAACACGTTTGTGAGAGTTGTGGCATACATAGGATTACTGATCAAGGTGTTGCTCTTCCGTCAAGATGCTAGTTGCTGCCTTGGGGAAATACATAATTGCATATTTGTCTTCCATGCTTGAGAAAGGAGTGGACAAATCTATTCTACAAGTTGATGATGATGTCTTTACACTTCAACAAATTAATGATCCCTTCATATTTGAGAACAATGAGCCTCAAGCTACCATGAAAAGGTTAATTAAGACCCACTTGTTCAACAAAAGTAATTGATTATGGAAACACAAATCCTTGCAATGTTGAATAAATTAATCCCCTCCTCAAAAACTGATTTGGAGTGAGATAGAGATGCACTCAACTTGCATTTTGATAGTATTCATCTTAGCTCTCAATTGCATCACATTATAAAGATGTTAAGTGTAAAGATAATACTTTTTTCTTACACAACAACCACATACAAGtgtttgtttgtatttgtttcatAATATTCGGATAATAAAAAGAATCGCATGAAACTCATCAAAGTCGATCCTTAATGGATTAAAAGGAGCTAGATACCTTGGAAATAACTCAATCCATCCTTGGAAATAATTCACTTAGATGGTGTGATTCAAGAAGAATAAAGTTAATTGTTGTCAACGAATCAATTCAATCTAATAGCTTAAATTATTAAGTgagatctcaagatatgatttatattattttctaacacagtTCCTCAAGTGAAATTCCTTTAGATTTGAAACTTATATGAGCTCACATTACcctatgcttaatttttatcaaataaataaaaatggtgagattcgaactcgtgaccgcttagtcattaaggctctgataccatattaaaTAACCGATttaactcaatagcttaaactattaggtgagatcttaagatatgatttatattatttattaataaattataataattgtcAAACATATATGACTAGCAAGTTGAATTTATTATACCCTTAATCTAGATGATCATAACGTAGCTGAATGGAGCATatagatttatataattgacACCAACTATTTCAAGATAAGAGTTAATTGTTTGGTTATTGGTTCATGAAATACGGTTTTGCCACAAATGTGATTCATGGAAAACACCTCCAGGAGCAGAAAAGATTGCATCTTTGATTGAGGAAGCAGACAATTCGATCCTAAagaaaatattagttttgtgTTTGTTCAAGCCCTAAAAGTATTTAGCTCTATCATATTATCATGCAAAAATCATTGAGTTTAGATGAATCAAAAccgtttgatttgattaatatgATAgagttcaatatttttataattggatGCTGATTTGATCTACATAAATTAAATctatctaataataataataatttatcttctTTACATAcaaagagaaattattttttaataagaaaagcaaaaggtgcaataattttcatgatttctttttttttaaaaaatccactATTCCTATGCTCTTCTCTTATTTTCCACACCCTTTTTACCTGTCTCCTCTCTTTTATCCCAAAAGTGCATTGAAAGTGCACagatttttatttacatatatacttaaaaaaaggCAAAAGGTTGTAGGGAGCCAGGCGGTCCTGCGTCCAGCCAAAGAGATCAGGGTTCCATGATAGCCATAATTAATGGAAAATAATGGATTTCAGATACGTGAAAACCTGTTGATGATAAGAAGGGCAGTGATAGAAGAAAATGACTTGAtagcaaattaattaatgtagatAAAAGTGATTGTCTCTGCCCCATCATAACATTTGTTACTGTCTGTTCTCACTCATAGTTAGGTTGTGTAAGAAAGGAGCTTCACCAACTTATTTTGTGATggatatttcagttttttttttcaatttatttattataaagaaaatgcTCGAACACAGAAGATTTTACaatcatttattataaaaaaagattatctaATGCTTGAATTTCGAGAAAAAGGAAATCCCacgatataaaaattatttattcacaACAGCATCCCATCTTTACATACCAtgaaaaaagatagagaaattaaaacaaataaagagttaattttctgtcaattttaaaatttttcagcATCCTGCTCTAggcaacaaaaattatttattatttgtaatatgtAAACCTCATTAATTAGGTCCATAGTTGttaggaattatatatatatatatataaaaacgaTTTAGGTAATTCATTGCTACGGCCCCTCCTTCTGCATCACCAAATGTGAGATCGATGTTGCAAAATGCAAAGGGGAAGAACTTGTGCTCTTGCATGCCCAATGCAAAATGGCTAGCAATAGACTAGCCTTCAGGTAATAGTTCTATCCATCAAGGAGGTCATGATCATGAGTAGAGGAAAATAGAGGAAACTAGCAGTAGCTACCAAACAAATGTAGGCATCAAATGTCATTGTTGTTGAAGGCTTCAATCACTGTCTCGTAGTAAAATGAGATGCAAGTTTCCTTCTTAAAAAGTAAACAAGGGTTAGTTTGAAGTGAAAATGATGAATTATAGTATTAATTCTTCGCAGATTTTAGCTgcttaaacataaaattaaacccATCATCATGTTattgtaatataaataattagctaaaatatgaatttaatttcattcatgTCTATCTAGAGGATGTATCGAGTGCAGAGCTGACTAGATGTGCATCTAATTACTATGTCTGCCAAGTGGGGTTAAATATTATCAAGCTTATGAAGAAAACAatgacaaatataaatattatataatcacAACCTcgctaattaatatatagtctGATACAAATGAAGGCAAATAATCCCAACCTCATGCTTTTACTCGAATGCTTTATCACTGTTGAGGCAACTATCAAGAATTCAGAGGCTGATCTGTCAAGTAtggtaaaaaaccaaaaaggtGAAGAATTAATAGGCATGCTTTTGGGAGTTCATGGAAGTTTAGTCATTccattgtttaataaaaaacaaacaatgacGACATAACTCTCAAGAgagtaattaattattcaataaatctTGCTGGTTTGATCCGAAAAGCGAAAGTGGAAATCaaggataaaatatttttgaaagtgaAAAGCGCAAGGATGATCAAATGGGTTCACTTAACAATTTTTGAAGATAATCATGCTGATTTTTTGGAGATTTTATGAGATGAGTTTAAGTCAATACATCGTGGCCACTTACATTGCGAAATTATaagcaaaattataaaatatgagTGAGACAATAAAGTGCGAGAGTGGAATCACTTCTAGataattagaagaagaaaaaacattactaaaaaactatcaaatacaAATAGATATACCAACGGTAAATTATGGTGacatttattaacaaaatattatgtcaCTATTTTTATCGGTATTCACTGATGGAAAAAATTATGTCAGTGAATATAGAGGGAATTACCGGCGGGattcaagaaatgaaaagattgaGCAAGTATTCCCTCGTCAATTCCTTCGACAAATCTGACGTGTCAATATTGCCGATGAAATTActaatgaaaaattattgttaCTAGTTTCTGTTGAAAAATCCACCAGTAATATTGAAGTTATAACCGGTCACTTTACCCTCCCTCtcctccatttcttcttcttcttcccttttttcttcCCGCAGAAAACAACATCCTCCCCCCATTTCATCATAAATCAAGCTCTCATCATCACAGATTAGCCATGGAGAACCCTATGCTTCTTACTAGATCATGGGAGAAAAAATAGAGGgctcaacttctagttctaaaaatatgcatgaagttgtagatgatataatagtaatccttacaggagcATAGTGATGAGCTTGTAATTGTAAATGAAGaatcaaatcaagaaacaattttaagtatttttaataagatcgattagaaaatattatatatactttatgcaGATGATGAAATCgaaatttcattctcattttctTAAGCAACCAAACATGCATGAGCCAAGAGAGTTGATGGTGAACGTGTTTCTCGCACTTGTTTTTCAACCCATAGGGATTAATATAAGTGATCCTTTAAGACTTTAAGAGTCGTTGCAAGTATGGAAAGGTTATGTTGAGTTCAAAATAAGGATTACAAatattgcataaatattattcttttaataaaaaaattgccaaTCGGTATTTACATTGGTAACAgagtaattttaaattaaatcatattcttaaatagtttataattttctaatCTAATTTATGGATCATGAAACATGAAATTCTTTCATAACCAGTTGTGTTTTCACTGTAAggtagtttatatatatataaaaatattatcaaaatagaGTACTTTCTATTAATTAAAGCTTTCCGATCTcatatttcttgttgtttttttctttaaatttgatcaagatatttcttaaatactttttattaaaatgaatgaTATGGGAAAATATTGATCTTCACtcttaagaatattaattaagaaaaccaCATGGGCAAATGAGATATTAATTTTACgggaaaaaaaacaccttattCTACGGGGGGAAACTCCTTGTAAATATataatgttagagaataatataaattatatcttgaaatcttaCCTAACAgattaagctattgggttgagatgattcctTAACATGATATTAAAGCTTTGATaatcaagcggtcacgagtttgaatctcgtcatttttatttatttgataaaaattaaacacaaggtattGTGGACCTGTGCAAGTTTTAAACCCAATTGGCttttacttgagggggtgtgttagagaataatataaattatatcttgaaatcttacctaacaacttaagttattggattgagattGTTCCTTAACCtataagacaaataaaaaaaaaactaataaatttctCTTTAGTAATTAACGATTACAGTGACACGAATTACCCAAGAAAACTCCAACAAGTTCTTAAGAATAATTCGGCCGTTTGCTTTAAGACCAAAATCTAGGATTCTAGATTCAATAAGTGGTAGACCAAGACACCTCCTTGTGCCtaaaataatagaattaatATCCATCTTTACAGAGAATTAAAAACCCAAAAGTTTCTtccttttgtaaaaattaatgataatatcaGATCTCATAAGGTAGAAAatcgagagagaaaaaataaacctaTAAGAAGTCGAAAGGTGTTGATTAAAGAAAGCAACACCCACCAACGAAAATGAAACCAAGAATTGTTAATTTGGTGATTAAGACAGACATGATAAAAGCCACAGT
This window of the Populus trichocarpa isolate Nisqually-1 chromosome 13, P.trichocarpa_v4.1, whole genome shotgun sequence genome carries:
- the LOC18104619 gene encoding uncharacterized protein LOC18104619; its protein translation is MAQVIARLPLNYRSFEENVGFSDDPAYFTDIVFGFLEEQEVSPDGSCASGGEYNEEDEDEISPCNVEENKKFWDEQNQLLQATLYRTSSLEAKIRQATKDTLKEIDVVGMHCLCGKLVAGDCRDCLQREISIRLQNEGYNCAICKSKWKRSEEIPSGEHTFLEVVGKLSSKKGEVRVVIELNFRAEFEMAKANQEYNQLISRLPEVFVGKAERLTALIKILCSAAKKCMKEKKMHLGPWRKHKYMQSKWIATCERTTPAPLPGGFSDRTAKPRASMLTYDLLETLPVLHCTAVEVL